A genomic segment from Bubalus bubalis isolate 160015118507 breed Murrah chromosome 5, NDDB_SH_1, whole genome shotgun sequence encodes:
- the CLCF1 gene encoding cardiotrophin-like cytokine factor 1 isoform X3 yields the protein MLPVAGEPAAGDSWGMLACLCTVLWQLPAVPALNRTGDPGPGPSIQKTYDLTRYLEHQLRSLAGTYLNYLGPPFNEPDFNPPRLGVETLPKATVNLEVWRSLNDKLRLTQNYEAYSHLLCYLRGLNRQAATAELRRSLAHFCTSLQGLLGSIAGVMAALGYPLPQPLPGTEPTWAPGPAHSDFLQKMDDFWLLKELQTWLWRSAKDFNRLKKKMQPPATAVTLHLEARGF from the exons ATGCTGCCCGTGGCGGGCGAGCCGGCGGCAG GGGACTCGTGGGGGATGCTCGCGTGTCTGTGCACCGTGCTCTGGCAGCTCCCTGCAGTGCCAGCCCTCAACCGCACAGGAGACCCGGGGCCTGGCCCCTCCATCCAGAAAACCTATGACCTCACCCGCTACCTGGAGCACCAGCTCCGCAGCTTGGCTGGGACCTAT ctgaaCTACCTGGGCCCCCCTTTCAACGAGCCTGACTTCAACCCCCCTCGGCTGGGGGTGGAGACTCTGCCCAAGGCCACTGTCAACCTGGAGGTGTGGCGAAGCCTCAACGACAAACTGCGGCTGACCCAGAACTACGAGGCCTACAGCCACCTCCTATGCTACCTGCGGGGCCTCAACCGCCAGGCCGCCACGGCCGAGCTGCGCCGCAGCCTGGCCCACTTCTGCACCAGCCTCCAGGGCCTGCTGGGCAGCATCGCAGGCGTCATGGCAGCTCTGGGCTACCCGCTGCCCCAGCCTCTGCCCGGGACTGAGCCCACCTGggcccctggccctgcccacAGTGACTTCCTCCAAAAGATGGACGACTTCTGGCTGTTGAAGGAGCTGCAGACCTGGCTGTGGCGCTCAGCCAAGGACTTCAACCGACTCAAGAAGAAGATGCAGCCTCCGGCCACCGCAGTCACCCTACACCTGGAGGCCCGTGGCTTCTGA
- the CLCF1 gene encoding cardiotrophin-like cytokine factor 1 isoform X4 gives MDLRAGDSWGMLACLCTVLWQLPAVPALNRTGDPGPGPSIQKTYDLTRYLEHQLRSLAGTYLNYLGPPFNEPDFNPPRLGVETLPKATVNLEVWRSLNDKLRLTQNYEAYSHLLCYLRGLNRQAATAELRRSLAHFCTSLQGLLGSIAGVMAALGYPLPQPLPGTEPTWAPGPAHSDFLQKMDDFWLLKELQTWLWRSAKDFNRLKKKMQPPATAVTLHLEARGF, from the exons GGGACTCGTGGGGGATGCTCGCGTGTCTGTGCACCGTGCTCTGGCAGCTCCCTGCAGTGCCAGCCCTCAACCGCACAGGAGACCCGGGGCCTGGCCCCTCCATCCAGAAAACCTATGACCTCACCCGCTACCTGGAGCACCAGCTCCGCAGCTTGGCTGGGACCTAT ctgaaCTACCTGGGCCCCCCTTTCAACGAGCCTGACTTCAACCCCCCTCGGCTGGGGGTGGAGACTCTGCCCAAGGCCACTGTCAACCTGGAGGTGTGGCGAAGCCTCAACGACAAACTGCGGCTGACCCAGAACTACGAGGCCTACAGCCACCTCCTATGCTACCTGCGGGGCCTCAACCGCCAGGCCGCCACGGCCGAGCTGCGCCGCAGCCTGGCCCACTTCTGCACCAGCCTCCAGGGCCTGCTGGGCAGCATCGCAGGCGTCATGGCAGCTCTGGGCTACCCGCTGCCCCAGCCTCTGCCCGGGACTGAGCCCACCTGggcccctggccctgcccacAGTGACTTCCTCCAAAAGATGGACGACTTCTGGCTGTTGAAGGAGCTGCAGACCTGGCTGTGGCGCTCAGCCAAGGACTTCAACCGACTCAAGAAGAAGATGCAGCCTCCGGCCACCGCAGTCACCCTACACCTGGAGGCCCGTGGCTTCTGA
- the CLCF1 gene encoding cardiotrophin-like cytokine factor 1 isoform X5: MLACLCTVLWQLPAVPALNRTGDPGPGPSIQKTYDLTRYLEHQLRSLAGTYLNYLGPPFNEPDFNPPRLGVETLPKATVNLEVWRSLNDKLRLTQNYEAYSHLLCYLRGLNRQAATAELRRSLAHFCTSLQGLLGSIAGVMAALGYPLPQPLPGTEPTWAPGPAHSDFLQKMDDFWLLKELQTWLWRSAKDFNRLKKKMQPPATAVTLHLEARGF; this comes from the exons ATGCTCGCGTGTCTGTGCACCGTGCTCTGGCAGCTCCCTGCAGTGCCAGCCCTCAACCGCACAGGAGACCCGGGGCCTGGCCCCTCCATCCAGAAAACCTATGACCTCACCCGCTACCTGGAGCACCAGCTCCGCAGCTTGGCTGGGACCTAT ctgaaCTACCTGGGCCCCCCTTTCAACGAGCCTGACTTCAACCCCCCTCGGCTGGGGGTGGAGACTCTGCCCAAGGCCACTGTCAACCTGGAGGTGTGGCGAAGCCTCAACGACAAACTGCGGCTGACCCAGAACTACGAGGCCTACAGCCACCTCCTATGCTACCTGCGGGGCCTCAACCGCCAGGCCGCCACGGCCGAGCTGCGCCGCAGCCTGGCCCACTTCTGCACCAGCCTCCAGGGCCTGCTGGGCAGCATCGCAGGCGTCATGGCAGCTCTGGGCTACCCGCTGCCCCAGCCTCTGCCCGGGACTGAGCCCACCTGggcccctggccctgcccacAGTGACTTCCTCCAAAAGATGGACGACTTCTGGCTGTTGAAGGAGCTGCAGACCTGGCTGTGGCGCTCAGCCAAGGACTTCAACCGACTCAAGAAGAAGATGCAGCCTCCGGCCACCGCAGTCACCCTACACCTGGAGGCCCGTGGCTTCTGA
- the CLCF1 gene encoding cardiotrophin-like cytokine factor 1 isoform X1 — MLPVAGEPAAATPLCVPDALPRLPPPRGRVPASSCARPGPPLWGDSWGMLACLCTVLWQLPAVPALNRTGDPGPGPSIQKTYDLTRYLEHQLRSLAGTYLNYLGPPFNEPDFNPPRLGVETLPKATVNLEVWRSLNDKLRLTQNYEAYSHLLCYLRGLNRQAATAELRRSLAHFCTSLQGLLGSIAGVMAALGYPLPQPLPGTEPTWAPGPAHSDFLQKMDDFWLLKELQTWLWRSAKDFNRLKKKMQPPATAVTLHLEARGF, encoded by the exons ATGCTGCCCGTGGCGGGCGAGCCGGCGGCAG CGACTCCGCTCTGCGTTCCAGATGCCCTCCCCAGACTCCCACCTCCCAGAGGACGCGTCCCCGCTTCCTCCtgcgcccggcccggcccgccccTCTGGG GGGACTCGTGGGGGATGCTCGCGTGTCTGTGCACCGTGCTCTGGCAGCTCCCTGCAGTGCCAGCCCTCAACCGCACAGGAGACCCGGGGCCTGGCCCCTCCATCCAGAAAACCTATGACCTCACCCGCTACCTGGAGCACCAGCTCCGCAGCTTGGCTGGGACCTAT ctgaaCTACCTGGGCCCCCCTTTCAACGAGCCTGACTTCAACCCCCCTCGGCTGGGGGTGGAGACTCTGCCCAAGGCCACTGTCAACCTGGAGGTGTGGCGAAGCCTCAACGACAAACTGCGGCTGACCCAGAACTACGAGGCCTACAGCCACCTCCTATGCTACCTGCGGGGCCTCAACCGCCAGGCCGCCACGGCCGAGCTGCGCCGCAGCCTGGCCCACTTCTGCACCAGCCTCCAGGGCCTGCTGGGCAGCATCGCAGGCGTCATGGCAGCTCTGGGCTACCCGCTGCCCCAGCCTCTGCCCGGGACTGAGCCCACCTGggcccctggccctgcccacAGTGACTTCCTCCAAAAGATGGACGACTTCTGGCTGTTGAAGGAGCTGCAGACCTGGCTGTGGCGCTCAGCCAAGGACTTCAACCGACTCAAGAAGAAGATGCAGCCTCCGGCCACCGCAGTCACCCTACACCTGGAGGCCCGTGGCTTCTGA
- the CLCF1 gene encoding cardiotrophin-like cytokine factor 1 isoform X2 — protein sequence MDLRAATPLCVPDALPRLPPPRGRVPASSCARPGPPLWGDSWGMLACLCTVLWQLPAVPALNRTGDPGPGPSIQKTYDLTRYLEHQLRSLAGTYLNYLGPPFNEPDFNPPRLGVETLPKATVNLEVWRSLNDKLRLTQNYEAYSHLLCYLRGLNRQAATAELRRSLAHFCTSLQGLLGSIAGVMAALGYPLPQPLPGTEPTWAPGPAHSDFLQKMDDFWLLKELQTWLWRSAKDFNRLKKKMQPPATAVTLHLEARGF from the exons CGACTCCGCTCTGCGTTCCAGATGCCCTCCCCAGACTCCCACCTCCCAGAGGACGCGTCCCCGCTTCCTCCtgcgcccggcccggcccgccccTCTGGG GGGACTCGTGGGGGATGCTCGCGTGTCTGTGCACCGTGCTCTGGCAGCTCCCTGCAGTGCCAGCCCTCAACCGCACAGGAGACCCGGGGCCTGGCCCCTCCATCCAGAAAACCTATGACCTCACCCGCTACCTGGAGCACCAGCTCCGCAGCTTGGCTGGGACCTAT ctgaaCTACCTGGGCCCCCCTTTCAACGAGCCTGACTTCAACCCCCCTCGGCTGGGGGTGGAGACTCTGCCCAAGGCCACTGTCAACCTGGAGGTGTGGCGAAGCCTCAACGACAAACTGCGGCTGACCCAGAACTACGAGGCCTACAGCCACCTCCTATGCTACCTGCGGGGCCTCAACCGCCAGGCCGCCACGGCCGAGCTGCGCCGCAGCCTGGCCCACTTCTGCACCAGCCTCCAGGGCCTGCTGGGCAGCATCGCAGGCGTCATGGCAGCTCTGGGCTACCCGCTGCCCCAGCCTCTGCCCGGGACTGAGCCCACCTGggcccctggccctgcccacAGTGACTTCCTCCAAAAGATGGACGACTTCTGGCTGTTGAAGGAGCTGCAGACCTGGCTGTGGCGCTCAGCCAAGGACTTCAACCGACTCAAGAAGAAGATGCAGCCTCCGGCCACCGCAGTCACCCTACACCTGGAGGCCCGTGGCTTCTGA